One window from the genome of Clostridiaceae bacterium encodes:
- a CDS encoding HD domain-containing protein: MRKRIIRAQTGYRIVAIDDEIGIIDSLSVVLRKNGYDFTGFTDPIEAIESIRQEHYDILILDYLMNPIHGDKVVEKIREFNRDLYILLLTGHKDLAPPLETIKELDIQGYCEKSDKFEQLLLLVESGIKSIVHERTIRTFRNGLDRIVSSAPEIYQLQPPQEIIRRALPQVISFSNSNDIFVMVDDPLKLFDDEKESIFVGIGKYSSENNFFPDKLEPAIIEDIFKVRTTMQPVYKKDGTIILPLSIEYKESLGIIYIENSSIEGSDEILKLLEIFTNQISASLNNSFLHSVVNKKNEELNIAYEQLRTRYVDTIEVLRKAVDARDIYTRGHSDRVSYYAVEIGKILNLSDAELELLRVSGIFHDVGKIGISDDILLKAGKLTDEEYDEIKKHPLKGAQILSALSTFKEVIPIIKHHHERIDGKGYPFGLKGEEIPLYSRILSVADAFDAMMSDRHYRKKLTLDQAIEQLITGSGPQFDSIIVSKFIGLLSNYDKIAFESESSY; this comes from the coding sequence ATGAGAAAAAGAATCATTAGAGCACAAACAGGATATAGAATAGTGGCTATAGATGATGAAATAGGCATTATTGATTCTCTATCCGTAGTATTGAGAAAAAATGGTTATGATTTTACAGGTTTTACAGATCCTATAGAAGCTATCGAAAGTATTCGACAGGAACACTACGATATTCTTATTTTGGACTACCTTATGAATCCAATTCATGGAGATAAGGTTGTTGAAAAGATAAGAGAATTCAATCGTGACCTATATATCCTGTTGCTTACCGGGCATAAGGATCTTGCTCCCCCGCTCGAAACCATCAAAGAATTGGATATTCAAGGGTATTGTGAAAAAAGCGATAAATTTGAACAACTGCTGCTTTTGGTGGAGTCAGGTATAAAATCAATAGTCCATGAGAGAACTATTAGAACCTTCAGAAATGGACTGGACAGAATAGTTTCTTCTGCGCCGGAAATATATCAGCTTCAGCCTCCTCAAGAAATTATCAGAAGGGCGCTGCCTCAAGTTATTTCCTTTTCCAATAGTAATGATATTTTTGTAATGGTTGATGATCCACTGAAATTGTTTGATGATGAAAAAGAAAGTATTTTTGTAGGTATTGGTAAATACAGCTCAGAGAATAATTTTTTTCCTGACAAATTGGAACCTGCAATTATTGAGGATATATTCAAGGTTAGAACAACAATGCAGCCGGTTTATAAAAAAGACGGCACCATTATTCTTCCTCTATCTATTGAGTATAAAGAATCTTTAGGCATAATATATATCGAAAATTCAAGTATTGAGGGAAGTGATGAGATTCTGAAACTTCTGGAGATATTTACCAACCAGATTTCAGCTTCTCTTAATAACTCCTTTCTGCATAGCGTTGTGAATAAGAAGAATGAAGAGCTAAACATAGCATATGAACAACTCAGGACAAGATATGTAGATACAATAGAAGTGCTGAGAAAAGCTGTAGATGCAAGAGACATATATACCAGGGGACATTCTGACAGAGTATCATATTATGCAGTAGAAATAGGAAAAATTTTAAATCTCTCTGACGCTGAACTTGAACTGCTGAGAGTCAGCGGGATATTTCATGACGTTGGTAAAATAGGTATCTCTGATGATATTTTACTTAAGGCAGGTAAGTTAACTGATGAAGAATACGATGAAATTAAAAAGCATCCTCTTAAAGGGGCTCAGATACTTTCAGCTCTATCAACCTTTAAAGAGGTTATTCCCATTATAAAACACCATCATGAAAGAATTGACGGCAAAGGTTATCCTTTTGGACTAAAAGGTGAGGAAATTCCGCTATATTCCCGGATACTTTCTGTAGCTGATGCTTTTGATGCCATGATGTCAGACAGGCACTATCGGAAAAAATTAACTCTTGATCAGGCAATAGAACAGTTAATAACTGGATCAGGACCCCAATTTGATAGTATAATTGTATCAAAATTTATTGGTTTACTGTCTAACTATGATAAGATAGCATTTGAAAGTGAATCTTCATATTAA
- the speD gene encoding adenosylmethionine decarboxylase, with the protein MLGLQNKLKLYGFNNLTKTLSFNIYDVCYANDERERKDYVAYIDEQYNSERLTKILCGVTDIIGAHVLNISKQDYDPQGASVTLLISEEALPEEMIDKSCNLGLYPVAGKRETVLGHLDKSHVTVHTYPEYHPGNAISTFRVDIDVSTCGKISPLNALNYLIGSFDSDIITIDYRVRGFTRDVDGKKYFIDHEITSIQDYIDESTLTKYDAIDVNVYQSNIFHTKMMIKEIELQDYLFNKDVYELPPKQRLAIINSLRKEMIEIFSGMNVFGE; encoded by the coding sequence GTGTTAGGGTTGCAGAATAAGCTGAAATTGTACGGCTTTAACAACCTCACGAAAACTCTTAGTTTCAATATCTATGATGTGTGTTATGCAAATGATGAGAGAGAACGCAAGGATTATGTTGCATACATTGATGAGCAATATAATTCAGAAAGATTAACAAAAATACTGTGCGGCGTTACTGATATCATAGGCGCTCATGTCCTCAATATTTCAAAGCAGGATTATGACCCACAGGGAGCCAGCGTTACATTATTAATTAGTGAAGAAGCACTACCAGAAGAAATGATTGATAAATCATGTAACCTGGGGCTTTATCCTGTTGCAGGAAAGCGTGAAACAGTACTTGGACACCTTGATAAGAGCCATGTTACTGTGCACACATATCCTGAATACCATCCGGGAAATGCAATATCTACATTTCGGGTTGATATTGATGTTTCAACTTGTGGCAAAATATCACCGCTGAACGCTCTAAATTATTTAATAGGAAGTTTTGATTCAGATATTATTACAATCGACTACAGGGTACGAGGATTTACCAGAGATGTAGATGGTAAAAAGTATTTCATTGATCACGAAATAACTTCCATACAGGATTATATTGATGAAAGCACCCTTACAAAATATGATGCTATAGATGTCAATGTATACCAATCCAATATTTTTCATACCAAGATGATGATAAAAGAAATTGAATTACAGGACTACCTGTTCAACAAAGACGTATATGAATTGCCACCCAAACAACGTCTTGCAATTATTAACAGCCTCCGGAAGGAAATGATTGAAATTTTCAGTGGCATGAATGTTTTTGGTGAATAG
- a CDS encoding aminotransferase class I/II-fold pyridoxal phosphate-dependent enzyme — protein MKSTSQSKAPIYEALVKYKSLRVVPFDVPGHKQGRGNAELAELLGKQCLSVDVNSMRLLDNLCHPVSVIKEAEELAAEAFGAENVFFIVNGTTAAVQTMIMSTCKRNDKIIMPRNVHRSAINALVICGAIPVYVNPGVQEKLGIPLGMTVKDIEKAINENPDAKAVFVNNPTYYGVCSDLKTIVQLAHKNNMKVLVDEAHGTHFYFGKNLPVSAMKAGADMAAVSMHKTGGSLTQSSFLLMSKNINAGYVRQILNLTQTTSGSYLLLSSLDISRRNLAIRGEEIYEKVVGLAEYARNEINKIGGYYAFGQELTDGNSFFDFDRTKLSVHTMDIGLAGIEVYDILRDEYGIQIEFGDIGNILAIISVGDRELEIERLVSSLSEIKRLHSKDKTGMFPVEYINPEVVMAPQEAFYKDKKSLPISKSKGFICGEFVMCYPPGIPILAPGERITGKVIEYIEYAKQKGSLLTGTEDMTINNIKVVV, from the coding sequence ATGAAAAGCACTTCACAGTCAAAAGCACCTATATATGAAGCACTGGTAAAATATAAATCTCTAAGGGTAGTTCCTTTTGATGTTCCCGGGCACAAGCAGGGGCGCGGCAATGCGGAATTGGCAGAACTATTGGGAAAACAGTGCCTTTCAGTGGATGTTAATTCAATGAGACTGCTAGATAATCTCTGCCATCCCGTATCAGTGATTAAGGAAGCCGAAGAACTTGCTGCAGAAGCTTTTGGAGCGGAAAATGTTTTTTTCATAGTGAATGGTACAACAGCTGCGGTACAAACCATGATAATGAGCACATGTAAAAGAAACGATAAGATAATTATGCCCCGTAATGTTCACCGGAGTGCGATTAATGCCCTCGTAATATGCGGAGCAATACCAGTATATGTGAATCCCGGAGTGCAAGAAAAGCTTGGAATACCTCTTGGTATGACGGTTAAAGATATTGAGAAAGCCATTAATGAAAATCCTGACGCAAAAGCTGTTTTTGTGAATAACCCTACCTATTACGGAGTCTGTTCAGATTTAAAAACCATTGTGCAACTTGCACATAAAAATAATATGAAAGTCCTGGTTGATGAGGCTCATGGCACGCATTTTTATTTTGGAAAGAATTTGCCTGTATCTGCCATGAAAGCGGGAGCTGATATGGCTGCAGTTAGTATGCATAAAACTGGCGGTTCCCTTACACAGAGTTCTTTTCTCCTTATGAGCAAAAATATAAACGCAGGTTATGTACGTCAGATTTTGAATCTTACCCAAACTACCAGCGGGTCCTATCTTTTATTGTCTTCATTGGATATTTCAAGGCGTAACCTGGCTATCAGGGGAGAGGAAATATATGAAAAGGTTGTAGGCCTTGCAGAGTATGCCAGGAATGAGATAAACAAGATAGGCGGATACTATGCTTTCGGACAGGAATTAACAGACGGAAACAGTTTTTTTGATTTTGACAGGACAAAACTTTCGGTTCATACCATGGATATAGGTCTTGCGGGAATAGAAGTATACGATATATTGAGGGATGAATACGGAATACAAATTGAATTTGGAGATATAGGAAATATTCTGGCTATTATTTCAGTGGGTGACAGGGAATTGGAAATAGAACGCCTGGTCTCTTCTTTGTCTGAAATAAAAAGATTGCATTCAAAGGATAAGACAGGAATGTTTCCCGTGGAATATATTAATCCTGAAGTGGTTATGGCACCTCAAGAGGCCTTTTATAAAGATAAAAAATCCTTGCCCATATCCAAGAGTAAAGGATTCATATGTGGTGAGTTTGTAATGTGTTATCCTCCTGGCATACCAATACTTGCACCCGGGGAACGTATAACCGGAAAGGTAATTGAGTATATTGAATATGCCAAACAAAAGGGAAGCTTGCTTACGGGAACGGAAGATATGACAATAAATAATATTAAAGTAGTGGTATGA